TTCACCAAATATGAGTACTACTCCTTTTAAACACGTACAAACTGCACATTGCGAAAGCGGCGTCATCTCTAATATGTTTGGCCATTACGGGCTGCAAATAAGTGAACCCATGGCTTTTGGTATCGGTGCCGGTATATTTTTCGGACACCTCCCTTTTGTAAAGGTGAATGGTGTACCAGGCACTACTTACCGTATCTGGCCCGGTGCTATTTTTCAACGGGTATGTAAACGCCTGGGGGTAAAGATGGAATTGCAAAAGTTCTCCAGCCCTCAAAAAGCGATGACAGCACTGGACAACGTTATTGAAAAAGGCATCCCGGTAGGGGTATTATCCAGTGTATATTACCTGCCTTATTTTCCTCCTTCCTACCGTTTCCATTTTAATGCACATAATCTGGTAATATATGGTAAGGAGGGTGAAAATTATCTGGTGAGCGATCCGGTTATGGATACCGTTACCCAGATAGATCCTGAAAGCCTTATCCAGGCACGTTTTGCTAAAGGCTTTCCGGAGCCTAAAGGCAAAATGTATTATCCCCTGCATGTACCGGAAAAAGTATCTCTGCACAAACCTATCAAAGAAGGGATTGACCAGGCCTGTCATTTTATGCTGAAAGTGCCTATTCCTTTATTTGGCGTAAAGGGCATCCGTTTTCTGGCGGGTAGGGTAAAAAATTATCCTGAAAAGGTGGGCGACAGAAAAGCGGTGTTATACCTGGGTAATATTATCCGTATGCAGGAAGAGATAGGCACTGGTGGCGCCGGGTTCCGTTTTCTGTATGCTGCATTTTTACAGGAAGCCGCGATGTTGTTGCAAAAAGAAGAATTAAGCGTACTGTCGCAAGACCTCACCAAAGTAGGGGATATCTGGCGCAACTTCGCCTTTCATGCCGGCAGGGTATGTAAAAGCAGGGCAGCCGATGGGGTATCCTATAAAGAATTAAGTGAAATGCTGGTACAGTGTTCTGTAGAAGAAGAACAGTTGTTCCGGCGATTGTCGAAGGTGAAATTATAGTATGACCAGTATAGCTGTCAATGAATTGTATAAAACCTATCAGGGGGCCGAAACACCAACCCTGAAAGGATTATCCTTTACTTTTCCCAAAGGAAAAATAGCCGGTTTACTGGGTCCTAACGGGGCAGGCAAAACCACTACTATTTCTATCCTGTGCGGGCTGGTAAAAGCAGATAAAGGCAAGGTGCTGATCCATGACCTGGTACAGGACAGTGCACACCGGGAAGCCATTAAAAGGCTGATAGGTATTGTACCGCAACAGATTGCCCTGTTTCCCCAGCTTACCGCCAGGGAAAACCTGACTTACTTCGGGAATCTCTATGGATTAAAAGGAAAGGAGCTACATACCAGAATAGAAAGTTATCTGCACACCTTTGGTCTGGAAAAAAGCGCAGACAAGGAAATACATAAATTTTCCGGAGGGATGAAACGGCGGGCCAATATTATTGCGGCAGTGTTGCACAGCCCGCAGTTACTGATCCTGGATGAGCCTACTGCCGGAGTGGATGTGCAGTCGAGAACCGTTATACTGCAATTCCTGAAAGCGTACAACCAGCAGGGAGTGAGTATTTTATATACCTCTCACTTACTGGAGGAAGCGCAAACCCTGTGCGATGAAATTGTGATCATGGACGAAGGCAAACTGATTGTACAAGGGCAGCCGCTTACACTCATTCAGCAACACCCGGCATGCAGCAACCTGGAAGATGTGTTTTTACACTATACCGGTCACGCGCTGAGGGATTAATTCAATTAGAACAAGGCATGTTAAGATTACTGGCTACAATACGGAAAGAATGGTTACTGCTGTTGCGCGATAAAACAGGATTGATATTACTGTTTATTATGCCGGTGGTACTGATTACCGTAATGGCGCTGATACAGGATGCACCGTTTAAAGATTACCAGGAAGTAAAGCTGGATATCTTAACGGTAGACAATGATCATGGCCGTTTGGGGCGTTATATCCGTGAAGGGCTGCAATCCGGCGGGCAGTTCAATATCATTGATTCGGTAAAAGGAGCACCCCTTACCCAGGAAAGCGCCAAAGCGCTGGTAAACAGTGGAGAATACAAGCTGAGCATTATTATTCCGGGAGGGGCCACCGGCGCTATTGTGAGTAATGCCAACCGTATTGTGAATGATATTTCCAAGCGGATGGGCATTCCCGTAGTATTACCGGTAAAAAGTAAACAGGATTCGCTGGATGTAGTGATCTATTTTGATCCCGCTGCGAAGAAAGCATTCAAGAGCGCTATTCATCAGGCAATAGATAATTTTCTGACACAGGTAGAAACCAATCTGTTGCTGGAGCGTATCAAACAGGAATTGCGTAATAAAAACGCCCCCGAAACAGACAGTCTGCCGATTCAGTTGAAGGCGGTAGGCTTAAAAGAACTCAGTACGGCATCTACCAAACATGCGGATATTATTTCCAACTCTGTGCAGCATAATGTACCTGCCTGGAGCATTTTTGCCATGTTCTTCATTGTGATACCAATTGCAGGCAATATGATCCGGGAAAGAGAAGATGGCAGCCTGCTGCGGATGAAGCTGATACCAGGTTCCTATTTACAGATCCTGGCCGGGAAGATGTTGTTTTTTGTGGGCGTGTGTGTATTGCAATTTTATCTGATGATCCTGGTAGGGATTTTCCTGCTACCATTGCTGGACCTGCCGCGGCTTACGCTGGGACAGAGTCATGTGGCCACGTGGCTGGTAGCTTCCGGCATAGGATTGGCGGCTACAGCTTATGGTATACTGATAGGTACGATATTTAAAACACCGAACCAGGCGTTGAATTTCGGGGCCATTTCCATTGTGATCCTTTCTGCCATCGGCGGTATATGGATACCATTGGAAGTAATGCCGGTGAAGATGCAGATCATTGGTCATCTGTCTCCCCTAAGCTGGGGGCTGGATGCCATTAACGATATTTATTTGCGTAATGGCGGATTAGCTGATATCTGGGTAAATGCTGCCTGGCTAATAGCCAGTTGCGCAGTAATGCTGGGAATTGCCGGTTGGGTGGAAAAAAGAAGAATGAATTAGCAAATGTTTTCAAAACAAGGGTAAAACTGTATTTTTACTGCCACTGGATACGAAAAGTATCAGCAGGGCTTTACTTCCTGCAGGAAAAAAGGGAAGTGATAAACCTACAAACACTATGGAACAATTAAAACAAACACTGAAAGCGCAGATTATTGAAGCACTGAATCTGCAGGATACCCGCCCCGAAGATATTGACGATAACGCCCCGTTGTTTGGGGATGGGCTGGGTCTGGATAGTATAGACTCGCTGGAATTGATGGTATTGCTGGAAAGACATTACCAGATCAAAGTAGAGGATCCGCGTGAAGGCCGGAAGATTTTACAGTCAGTGCAGTCCATGGCGGAATTTATCCAATCAAAACAACCGGCGTAAGCAAACTAACGGCATGACGGAAAGGGTGTTTATAACAGGGATGGGAATGATTACCGCCATCGGTGATCAGGTGGCCGGAAATCTTCATAACCTGCAACAGGAACAGTCTGGCTTAGGGTTTACCAGCTATATAGATACCATTTACAAAACGGTATTGCCCGTAGGTGAGGTGAAGCACAGCAGCGAAACACTGGCCGGAATGGCTGGTGTGGCTGGGCAGGAAGGCTACAGCCGTACTGCATTGCTGGGCTTGATCGCGATGAGGGAAGCATTACAACAGGCCGGCCTGGATAAAGCCGCTTTACAACAAACGCCTACCGGATTCATCAATGCTTCCACGGTGGGCGGGATGTGTGATACGGAAAAAGTATATTTTGAAATAGCAGACCCCAACAAAGCAGGTTCTTTTCTCAAATATATTAATGGGCTGGATTGCGCAGACTGCACCGAGCGTATAGCCGATGCGGTAGGGCTTTGTGATCATATTGCTACCATCAGCACCGCCTGTTCATCCTCCGCCAATGCACTGATGTTTGGCGCACGGATGATCAAGCAGGGATTATTGCAGCGGGTAGTATGTGGCGGTACAGAAGCGCTGACCAAGTTTACCCTCAATGGATTTAATTCCCTGAAGAATATTGACAAACAGTTTTGCCGGCCATTTGACCAGCAACGTACCGGGTTAAACCTGGGCGAAGGCGCTGCTTACCTGGTACTGGAAAGCGAGTCGCTGGTAAAACAAAACAACAGTACTGTGCTGGCGGAGTTAAGCGGATATTGTAATACCAATGAGGCTTTTCATCCTACTTCTCCCTCTCCGGAAGGAGATGGTGCTTATGAGGCCATGCAAAATGCGCTGGCCATGAGTGGCAGAACCGTGCAGGATATTCAATATGTGAATGTACATGGCACAGCCACTTTGAATAATGATGTATCAGAAGGGAAAGCCCTGGAAAGGCTGTTTGGAGATGCAGTGCCTATGTTCAGCTCTACCAAGCCATTTACCGGACACACCCTCGCTGCGGCGGGAGCTATTGAAGCTATCTATGCCATACTCGCTATACAGCAGCAAATAATTTTTCCTAACCTTAATTTCTCCGAACAGATGGAGGAATTGCGTATTACACCTGTTACTACGCTGGTAAAAGGATATCCTGTTAATAATGTTATTTCCAACTCATTTGGCTTTGGAGGCAATAACGCATCCCTGGTGATCAGTAAATATGAAGGGTAAGTGTTACATACAAGGTTTGGCGGCCATTTCCCCGCAACATACGTTTGAGGGTGATTTGTTTACGCAGCCACTGGTGCACCAGGAAGGTAATATGCTTACCTGTGTGGAACCGGATTATAAACCGTTTATTCCGGCCAACAGTCTGCGCCGGATGAGCAGAATGCTGAAGATAGGGCTGACCACCGCTTTGAAATGCTTGCAGGATAGTGGTACAGGCATGCCTGGTGCTATCATTACCGGCACGGGTAAAGGTAGTTTGCAGGACACCGAAAGGTTTCTGAAAGACATCCGCCAGTATGAAGAAAGAGCACTGAACCCTACTCCATTTATACAATCTACCTACAACTCCGTTAATGGATTGATTGCCTTGCAGCAAAAATGTATCCAGTACAATAACACCTTTGTACACAGGGGCTTTTCCTTTGAAAATGCCCTGCTGGACAGCATGATGCAATTGGAGGAAGGAGCAGGTAATACCCTTACCGGTGCTTTTGATGAAATTACTGCGGAGCACTATTTTATTAAAAGCCGGATAGGACACTGGAAGGCAGCCACTATAGATAATGCACGGCTATATGAACATCTTTCTCCCGGCACTATCGCAGGAGAAGGAGCAGCCTTTTTTACATTGGCAGCCACACCAGGTACCCAACATTACGGCGCCATTGCGGGGTTGAAGATGCTCTATAAGCCTGGTCAGGAGAAGCTGACCGCCAGCCTGCACCAATTACTGGTGCAGCATGGGTTGCAGTTGAAAGACCTGGATCTGGTGATCACCGGCCGTAATGCAGACAGTAATTTTGAACATTATTACCAACACCTGGACACGCTTTTGGGAGATACGCCTCAGCTGCCTTTCAAACACCTGTGCGGAGAGTATGATACTGCCAGCGCCTTTGGCCTGTGGCTGGGTGCGGAGTTGATAAAAGAGCAGCGGATACCTGCTTTACTGTTTCCGATGGTGAAGGATATACCTGCACAATTGAATCATGTGTTATTGTACAACCACTATTTTGGAGAGCAGCATGTGTTTATGTTGCTGACAAGAGATTAACTGTATTGGTTTTAATAAAACGGGTGCCACTGCTACAGCGGCACCCGTTTTGTATTTTCTGGAATATTGTGATAGCTATCTTTCTTAGTTCATGATCCGGTATACGGGGTATCTCATAAACTCCGGTTCTGCGTAGGGAGAGTTTTTATAGATGAAGTCCAGCTGATCATAGGCACTTTTGGCAAAGGCCGTGTCTGTAGCTCTTTTCTTTTCCAGGGCAGCTTTCAGTTCAGGATGCTGTTTCAGGTATTCCGCAGCGCTGTCTTCAAATACATAGCTGGAAAAACCTTCTTTCTGTACCAGTATCCCATCAAAGAAATTCCAGGCAAAGAAGGAGTCGCCACCGGTAGGTTCCAGTGTTTCTATCAGGTAGCGGTTGGCGGTCTGGTTCATCGGGATGTAATAGTCGCCTTTGCGGAAGTGTATGGTATCCTCGCGGGAAGTTACTTTGATACCTGTGTGGAGGTAATGTTTTTCGTACGGCTGGTTACCCGTCTGGTAGCCGGCGATATGATATACGGATACGGTCATGGTAGTATCCCGGTCCAATCGTTTCATTTCCACGCGGTTGTTCTTCAGCAGGTCTATCACCGGCCACCATCCCTGGGGGATGATATAAGCAGCTGGTTTTTTCACGAAGTTGCCCGCCACTGCATAGTTATAAAAGGGAATCTGCTTTTCGTAGGGTTTGCTACGATTATAATACAGGCGTGGTAAACCTGAAATAGCGCTGGGTTTATATGCTGCGGTATATCCCTTGTAAGTGATGGTACTGCGCTGGGAAGTATCGGGTGTCCAGGTAAGTGGGAATTCCGTTTGTGTTTTAGCCGCCAGTTTGGTCTGATCCCGGAGGGCTTTTATTTCCTGGCTATGCTGGCTGGTAAATTGTATAAAACATTCCATCAGTGCATAGGTAGCCTTTACCCGTTGGGGATAAGGTTTAAGCATATGTGTTTCCGGCACAAAGCCAAAGGTGTGGAAAAGGGTAGTATAACCGCTGGAATACCTGGGGCCGTCGCTGTATTCAACCCAGCCATTATCCGGTGTATTGCCATAATGGTTTACGTAGGGGATCAGGTCATATCCTTTGGTTTTCATCAGTTGGTAGAGGCCTGGTTCAAATACTTTGTTGATGAAGTTGCCCATTACCCCGCCCAGTTTATTATGCTGGGTGGTTAAAAGCGTTATAATATGTTGATAGTCAGCCCCGTTGCTCACATGATTATCCACAAAAACATCCGGGTCGGTGAGGTGGTAAATCTGGTGGAAGGAGCGGGCATTTCTGGAGTCTGCCTTGATGAAGTCCCGGTTCAGGTCGAGGTTCTGGGCATTGCCGCGGGGGCCAAATTCTGCCGGGCCGTCCTGGTTAGAGCGGTAGTAGGGGCTACGGATCAGGAAGCCATCTATGTTGTATACGGGGATTACCGCCAGGACTACATTATCCGGCATCTTTACCTTACCGGTGGCCAGGTCGCGGAGCAGTTGCATACTCGCATCTATACCATCCGGTTCTCCGGGGTGTATGCCATTGTTGATGAGTATAATACGTTTGTTTTGCTTTCTGAGGCTATTAAAATCAAAGTTCCCTTGCTGGGAGTAGATAACCAGGTGAAGGGGGAACCCGGCATCGGTAGGGCCCATTTCCAGCATTTTTATCTGGGGGAATTTTTTATCCAGCAGCTGATAGTAAGCGATGCACTCCTGGTAGGTAGCTGTTTCGTGTCCCTGGGTTTTCTCAAAGCGGGTGGTCAGGTCCTGTGCCAGGGAGGGGAGGGCAAAGCAGCAGGCGAAGATGAGTAATAGCGGCTTCATACGGTAATATAATAATTTTCAGGTATATGCAAAAGAAAAAGCCCTTCCCGGTTACAGGAAGAGCTATAAGTTCTATGTGTAGCTAAAAATATCTTAAGCCAGTGCGTTCACCTTCAGCGTTAACTTGCTTTTCAGGTTGGCCGCTTTGTTTTTATGAATGATATTGCGTTTTGCCAGCTTATCAATCATAGATAATACATCGGGTAATTCTTTCCCAGCAGCTGCTTTTTCAGTCAGCGCTTTCAGATCACGGATGGCATTACGGGTAGTTTTACCGTAGTAACGGTTACGCTCGTTACGCTTTCTACTCTGACGTACGTCTTTTTTCGTTGCTTTATGGTTTGCCATTATTCAATTTTCAGTTTCGGAGGGCAAAGGTAACCATATTCTCTTTACAAACAAAATAATTTGGCAAATGAAAATATGCATTGTCCGGAGTGAAGGGCTAAATTACAAATAATATGGTATATGTTGAAACGTTTTAAAAAGGTGATATTGGGATTTTTAATATTTAACAAAAGGTGCGCTTCAAATTTTTAGAAGTAAAAACCAAGTTATACCTTTCCGTGGGAAATTAAGCTATTATGGAATCTATGCATCCTGGAACCATCCGCGTATGAGTAAATTTTAACGCGTTGTTTAACAAAAAACAAGCGATATTTGCATTCCCATACTCCATAATAAGGGGTATAAGTAGAAAAGTATTTGAATCGAAGATCAGCAAAACTCGTTGTAAATGAAGGACTTCTCATTTGTCACCAACTCGCATCCTGCTTACATTGAATCTTTATACCAGGATTTTAGCAAAGATCCCCATTCTGTAGACCCGGAATGGGTGAAGTTTTTTGAAGGGTTTGATTTTGCAGTATCCGCAGCCGGAACCAATGGCAAAGCAGGCGCAGCACCAGCTGCGGGTGGAGCAGCAACATTACCGGTGACTAATGAACAACTAGTTAAAGAATTAGGTGCCTACAGGCTGATCCAGGGATACCGTAAAAAAGGCCATCTGATTGCTAAAACAAATCCTATCCGCGAGCGGAAAGACCGCCATGCCAATCTTGGCCTGGAATACTATGGATTGAGCGAGGCTGATTTGCAGACAGAGTTTTATGCAGGACAGGTAATCGGACTGGGAAAGGCTACCCTGGAAAAGATAATAGCCCGTTTAAAAGAAATATATGCTGGTGCAGTAGGGATTCAATTTACTTATATCATAGACCCTAAAAAGGTGTCCTGGCTGCAAAGGGAATTTGAAGCCACTATGCGCAAGCCTTTTACCCTGGACCAGAAAAAGCGGATCCTGCAGAAGCTGAATCAGGGCGTTATATTCGAGAAGTTTTTACATACCAAATATATAGGTCAGAAACGTTTTTCGCTGGAAGGTGGGGAGTCTACCATTCCTGCGCTGGATGCGATGATCAATACTGCTGCTGAGTTTGGCGTACAGGAATCTGTGATCGGGATGGCTCACCGGGGCCGTTTAAATGTGCTGGCCAATATCCTGGGTAAAACATACGAGCAGATCTTTACAGAATTTGAAGGTAACAGTACGCCGGATACTACCATGGGTAGCGGTGACGTAAAATATCACCTGGGTTTCCGCTCTATGGTAGAAACCCCAAGCGGTAACCAGGTAAATCTGCAGCTGATGCCTAACCCTTCCCACCTGGAAGTGGTAGACCCTATCGTACTTGGTTTTGCCCGCAGTAAGGCAGATGTTATTTACAACAGTGATTATGATAAGATACTCCCTATCCTGATTCATGGTGATGCCGCCGTAGCAGGACAGGGTATTATATATGAGATTGCCCAGATGAGCAGGCTGAAAGGGTATTACAATGGTGGTACCATGCACTTTGTTATCAATAACCAGATCGGTTTTACCACTGATTTTGATGATGCCCGTTCTTCAGATTATTGTACCAGCATTGCATCTATTATCAAAGCACCTGTATTCCACGTAAATGGAGATGATGCAGAAGCGGTGGTAAAAGTATCAGAACTGGCTATCCGCTACCGTCAGGAATTTAATGAAGACATTTTCATTGACATGGTATGCTATCGTAAACATGGACATAACGAAGGTGATGAGCCGAAGTTTACGCAGCCCAGCCTGTATGCCCTGATCGATAAGCATCCTAATCCAAGGGAGATGTATACACAATTCCTGTTAAAGAACGGGGAAGCTGATGCACAGGAGCTGGCTAAGGAAATGGAGAAGAGCTTCTGGGGCGACCTGCAGGCAAGACTGGATAATGTAAAGCAGCATCCGTTGCCTTATAATTTCCAGAAGCCGGAACTGTGGTGGCAGGCATTACGCAAATCCACGCCGGAAGATTTTGAACATTCTCCCAACACCGCTATAAAAGCGGAAGACTTCAAGCGCCTGTTTGACGGCATGATGAAATGGCCGGAAAACTTTGAACCGCTGCGGAAGGTAGAAAAGCTGTTGCAGGATAAAATCAAACTTTATAATACGGAAGGAAAAGTAGATTGGGCTACCGGTGAGTTAATGGCATATGCCAGCTTGCTGATAGAAGGGAAAGATGTAAGAATGAGCGGGGAAGATGTGAAGCGGGGAACTTTCTCTCACCGTCATGCTGTACTGTTTGATGAAAATACTAATGAGACTTATAACAGGCTGAATCATTTCCAGGAAAACCAGGCTAAGTTCAGGATTTATAATTCCCTGTTGAGCGAGTTTGGTGTACTGGGATTTGAATATGGTTATGCCATGGCTAACCCCAATAACCTGGTTATCTGGGAAGCGCAATATGGCGACTTTACCAATGGTGCCCAGGTAGTGATAGATCAGTATGTAACCGGAGCAGAGCAAAAATGGACTACCCAGAACGGGATGGTACTGTTATTGCCACATGGTTATGAAGGAGGAGGACCGGATCACTCCAGTGCGCGTCCGGAGCGGTTTTTACAGGCTTGCGCAGAAGAGAATATGGTAATCACCAATATTACCACTGCCGCCAACTTCTTCCATGCATTACGCCGCCAGCTGGCATGGCCTTTCCGTAAACCATTGGTGAACTTCTCGCCTAAGGCTAATCTGCGTCATCAGGGAGCTTACTCTACCATGGAAGAATTTACCAGCGGTGGATTTAAAGAGGTGCTGGATGATCCGTTTATCCAGGATGCAACCAAAGTGAAGAAAGTATTGTTATGTAGTGGTAAGATGTATTTTGACCTGAGTGAAAAACAGCAGAAAGACAATCGTGTGGATGTAGCGATTGTACGTCTGGAACAATTATATCCGCTGCCGTTAAAGCAGCTGGAAGATATTAACCAGAAGTATAAAGGTGCTACTTTCTTCTGGGTACAGGAAGAACCGCTGAATATGGGTGCTGCTTCTTATCTCCAGATGAACCTGAAGCAGATTAATTATGGCGTGATAAGCCGTAATCCAAGTGCTTCCACCGCTACCGGTTATGCCAAGATACATACCCGCGAGCAGCAGGAAATTATCGATACAGCATTTAATATTTAGTAAAAAATTGAAAGACGAAAGAGCACCTTTCGTCTTTCGCGCGTAATATTGCATAACGAAACTAGAAATATTTGCAGTTGATGATCCTCTTTTTAAAAATCGTCGATTGTCAATTGCCCACCATCAACTGATTAAATATGGTTATCGAAATCAAAGTCCCTACGGTAGGAGAATCTATTAGCGAGGTAACAATTGCAAAGTGGTTGAAGAAAGATGGCGATTATGTACAGCAGGATGAAGTGCTGTGCGAAATGGAATCAGAAAAGGCCACCTTTGAATTGAATGCTGAAAAGGCAGGGGTATTAAAGATATCGGCTCCGGAAGGTGCTACTTTGAAAATTGGGGATGTAGCCTGTACGATTGATGCTGATGCAGCCGCTCCGGCGTCCGCCGCACCGGCAGCTGCACCTGCAGCCACTACACCCGCTCCCGAAGCTGCTCCTGTAGCCGCCGCACCGGCAGCGCCAGCAGTGAATAAGGGAACGATTGAAATGAAAGTACCTACTGTGGGTGAATCTATCAGTGAGGTAACTTTGGTGAAATGGATAAAGAAAGATGGTGATTATGTAGAACGCGATGAGATCATTTGCGAGCTGGAATCAGAAAAAGCCACCTTTGAACTGAATGCGGAAGAAGCAGGCGTATTACAAACAGTAGGGAAGGAAGGAGATGTGTTGAAAGTAGGTGATGTAGCCTGTAAGATAGATACCAGTGCACCAAGACCAGCGGGTCAGGCAGCACCTGCAGCAGCCAGTGCGCAACCACAGGCGGCTAAAGCAGCGCCGCAACCACAGCAGGCTCCGGTAACCAGCATTCCTAATGATATTAAAGCTACACCAGTAGCCGCAGCGGTGATCGCAGATAAGCATGTAGACCCTTCCAGTATTAAAGGTAGTGGTGCTCATGGTAAAATAAAGAAAGACGACGTATATGCTGCCCTGCAAAATCCAGGCG
The Chitinophaga sp. H8 DNA segment above includes these coding regions:
- the odhB gene encoding 2-oxoglutarate dehydrogenase complex dihydrolipoyllysine-residue succinyltransferase, which translates into the protein MVIEIKVPTVGESISEVTIAKWLKKDGDYVQQDEVLCEMESEKATFELNAEKAGVLKISAPEGATLKIGDVACTIDADAAAPASAAPAAAPAATTPAPEAAPVAAAPAAPAVNKGTIEMKVPTVGESISEVTLVKWIKKDGDYVERDEIICELESEKATFELNAEEAGVLQTVGKEGDVLKVGDVACKIDTSAPRPAGQAAPAAASAQPQAAKAAPQPQQAPVTSIPNDIKATPVAAAVIADKHVDPSSIKGSGAHGKIKKDDVYAALQNPGVAIGQEMFTRNERREKMSNLRKTVSRRLVEAKNTTAMLTTFNEVDMTNIMALRAKYKEVFKKQHEVNLGFMSFFTKACCFALQEFPSVNAYIDGEELVYHDFCDVSIAVSAPKGLVVPVIRNAESLDMAGIEKKVVELATKARDNKLTMDEMTGGTFTITNGGVFGSLMSTPIINIPQSAILGMHKIQERPMAIDGQVVIRPMMYVALSYDHRIIDGRESVSFLVRVKEMLENPEQLLFGKDPLKALLKL